A DNA window from Cobetia marina contains the following coding sequences:
- the rne gene encoding ribonuclease E, with protein MKRMLINATQPEELRVALVDGQRLYDLDIESGAREQKKANIYRGKITRIEPSLEACFVDFGADRHGFLPLKEISREYFSKDPGQGRPNIKEVLKEGQEVIVQVDKEERGNKGAALTTFISLAGRFLVLMPNNPRAGGISRRIEGEERAQLKEAMNSLTLPDKMGVIVRTAGIGKSAEELQWDLDYLAQVWDAVTKAAASRPAPFLIYRESNVIIRAMRDYLRNDIGEVLIDSGDVQEEALSFVRQVMPSYQQKIKLYEDDVPLFSRFQIESQIETAYQREVKLPSGGAIVIDHTEALVSIDINSARATRGSDIEETALQTNLEAADEIARQLRLRDIGGLVVIDFIDMTPARNQREVENRVRDALKIDRARVQIGRISRFGLMEMSRQRLRPSLGETSGVVCPRCDGQGTIRDVRSMALSIMRLIEEEAMKERSSQIRAILPVPVATYLLNEKRATLFDIERRQGVNVVLLPNPELDTPHYEVVRLRDDHVDEDGADKSSFELSVETEVGKEPDPNFDKPPARTEAAVKSVSHTTPAPASAPEVSEPAETDENTSASGNGNGNGNGNGNDNAKNGNDNAKNGNRRRNGNGSNNRSRNDNRNDNRNDSQSETRNDSRQGSRSDTRNDGRNANRNDNRQTSRNDGRNAVSKSEATAAPATQAPAAAPSGGGLLARLAKGFSRLLGSDDSASATPAKSSEARKALEKARERRESVSEASTDGNARKDGRNANRGNARNDNRRRNAEGDSRQQDSRQQDSRQQDTRGNDNDGRNDGRNDSQSDNRSEGRSNNKRRQRNDRGNRRKSSESRQDNAQDIVTNDSKPQAEATEKTSDAQTPAKAPSGNDAKSDAKQNVAKQNEAKQNDAKQDNAAKRDDKPARREKPSKADKAEQVNSHHARESIKAAEQAQQSEQQADDVQQPTRNNPRARSRSHALNPDAVAQQQSLKAMALAGPQAQSAQPADAVLDDVASTAAPQQPVPAVAEEGAEGVKVAPETVESSEPQAQAVVADSDGDKAAPADTSADVSAKVETDVAPAVAVAADDATPDEQPSVAETPEAPEISAPSTQALQQDVTTRDGSAEVSDSSTASATPHQAQRTEQHATQRTEQHAPQQASAHQAQAETLSATTDTDADTSETVSDAEADVAATDVKADDSAVQAQVAVETAPEAAVDSQALKDSVMPQETASVAETEACVEADTPIALSTPAKRRRSQRRQLR; from the coding sequence ATGAAACGGATGCTCATCAACGCGACCCAGCCGGAAGAGCTGCGCGTCGCACTGGTCGACGGACAACGCCTTTACGATCTCGACATCGAGTCTGGTGCCCGCGAGCAGAAGAAAGCCAACATCTACCGCGGCAAGATCACCCGCATCGAGCCCAGCCTGGAAGCCTGCTTCGTCGATTTCGGCGCCGATCGCCACGGCTTCCTGCCGCTCAAGGAAATCTCCCGCGAGTACTTCAGCAAGGACCCGGGCCAAGGCCGCCCCAACATCAAGGAAGTGCTCAAGGAAGGCCAGGAAGTCATCGTCCAGGTCGACAAGGAAGAGCGTGGCAACAAGGGCGCCGCCCTGACCACCTTCATCAGTCTGGCCGGCCGCTTCCTCGTGCTGATGCCCAACAACCCGCGTGCCGGTGGCATCTCCCGCCGCATCGAGGGGGAAGAGCGCGCCCAGCTGAAAGAGGCGATGAACAGCCTCACCCTGCCGGACAAGATGGGCGTCATCGTACGCACCGCCGGTATCGGCAAGAGCGCAGAAGAGCTCCAATGGGACCTCGACTATCTGGCTCAGGTCTGGGATGCCGTCACCAAGGCTGCCGCCAGCCGCCCTGCCCCCTTCCTGATCTATCGTGAATCCAATGTCATCATCCGTGCCATGCGCGACTATCTGCGCAATGACATCGGTGAGGTGCTGATCGATTCCGGTGACGTCCAGGAAGAAGCCCTGTCCTTCGTCCGTCAGGTCATGCCGAGCTATCAGCAGAAGATCAAGCTCTACGAAGACGACGTACCGCTGTTCTCGCGCTTCCAGATCGAATCCCAGATCGAGACCGCCTATCAGCGCGAAGTGAAGCTGCCTTCCGGTGGCGCCATCGTCATCGACCACACCGAAGCTCTCGTCTCCATCGACATCAACTCCGCGCGTGCCACGCGTGGCAGCGATATCGAGGAAACCGCGCTGCAGACCAACCTGGAAGCGGCGGACGAGATCGCGCGCCAGCTGCGTCTGCGTGACATCGGCGGCCTGGTGGTGATCGATTTCATCGACATGACCCCGGCGCGCAATCAGCGTGAAGTCGAGAATCGCGTGCGAGACGCGCTCAAGATCGACCGCGCTCGCGTGCAGATCGGTCGCATCTCACGCTTCGGCCTGATGGAAATGTCGCGTCAGCGCCTGCGTCCGTCACTGGGCGAGACCAGCGGCGTGGTCTGCCCGCGCTGTGACGGCCAGGGCACCATCCGCGACGTGCGCTCCATGGCGCTCTCGATCATGCGCCTGATCGAGGAAGAGGCCATGAAGGAGCGCAGCTCGCAGATCCGCGCCATCCTGCCGGTGCCGGTCGCGACCTACCTGCTCAACGAGAAGCGCGCCACGCTGTTCGACATCGAGCGTCGTCAGGGCGTCAATGTCGTGCTGCTGCCGAACCCGGAACTCGACACGCCGCACTACGAAGTCGTGCGTCTGCGTGATGACCATGTCGATGAAGACGGTGCCGACAAGTCCAGCTTCGAGCTGTCCGTCGAGACCGAAGTCGGCAAGGAGCCGGATCCGAATTTCGACAAGCCACCGGCACGCACCGAAGCGGCGGTCAAGAGCGTGTCCCACACGACGCCTGCCCCCGCCTCCGCACCGGAAGTCAGCGAGCCCGCCGAGACTGACGAGAACACCTCCGCTTCCGGCAACGGCAACGGCAACGGCAACGGCAACGGCAACGACAATGCCAAGAACGGCAACGACAATGCCAAGAACGGCAACCGTCGTCGCAATGGCAATGGCAGCAATAACCGCAGCCGCAACGACAATCGCAACGACAATCGCAACGACAGCCAGAGCGAGACTCGCAACGACAGTCGTCAGGGATCGCGCAGCGACACTCGTAACGACGGCCGCAATGCCAATCGCAACGACAATCGTCAGACCTCTCGCAATGACGGGCGCAATGCGGTGAGCAAATCCGAGGCCACGGCGGCCCCGGCCACCCAGGCACCGGCAGCAGCCCCTTCCGGCGGCGGTCTGCTGGCACGTCTGGCCAAGGGCTTCAGCCGCCTGCTGGGCAGCGACGACAGCGCCAGCGCGACGCCGGCCAAGTCCAGCGAAGCCCGCAAGGCACTGGAAAAGGCACGCGAACGTCGCGAAAGCGTCAGCGAAGCCTCAACCGACGGCAATGCACGCAAGGATGGCCGCAATGCCAACCGCGGCAACGCACGCAACGACAATCGTCGCCGCAACGCCGAGGGCGATTCACGCCAGCAGGACTCGCGTCAGCAGGACTCTCGTCAGCAGGACACGCGCGGCAACGACAACGATGGTCGCAACGATGGTCGCAACGACAGCCAGAGCGACAACCGCTCCGAGGGTCGCAGCAACAACAAGCGTCGTCAGCGCAATGACCGTGGCAATCGTCGCAAGTCCAGCGAGTCGCGTCAGGACAACGCTCAGGACATCGTGACCAACGACAGCAAGCCGCAGGCAGAAGCGACGGAGAAGACATCCGACGCACAGACACCTGCCAAGGCGCCGTCCGGCAATGATGCCAAGAGCGATGCCAAGCAGAACGTTGCCAAGCAGAACGAGGCCAAGCAGAACGATGCCAAGCAGGACAATGCTGCCAAGCGTGATGACAAGCCGGCGCGCCGTGAGAAGCCTTCCAAGGCGGACAAGGCAGAGCAGGTCAACAGCCATCATGCTCGCGAGTCCATCAAGGCGGCAGAACAGGCCCAGCAGAGCGAGCAGCAGGCAGACGATGTCCAGCAGCCGACGCGCAACAATCCGCGCGCTCGTAGCCGCAGCCATGCACTCAATCCCGATGCCGTCGCTCAGCAGCAGTCCCTGAAGGCCATGGCACTGGCCGGCCCGCAGGCGCAGAGCGCTCAGCCAGCCGACGCCGTGCTCGATGACGTCGCCTCGACCGCAGCACCGCAGCAACCGGTTCCCGCCGTTGCCGAGGAAGGTGCCGAAGGCGTGAAGGTCGCGCCTGAGACGGTCGAGAGCAGTGAACCGCAAGCGCAAGCTGTCGTCGCTGACAGCGACGGCGACAAGGCAGCGCCTGCCGACACCAGTGCCGACGTCAGCGCCAAGGTGGAGACGGACGTGGCGCCGGCCGTGGCAGTGGCCGCTGACGACGCCACGCCTGATGAGCAGCCGTCGGTCGCCGAGACGCCAGAGGCGCCGGAAATCAGTGCGCCCAGCACGCAAGCCCTGCAACAGGACGTGACGACACGGGATGGCTCTGCCGAGGTCAGCGACTCCAGCACCGCGTCTGCCACGCCCCATCAGGCTCAGCGCACTGAACAGCACGCCACCCAGCGTACTGAACAGCATGCACCGCAGCAGGCCAGCGCTCATCAAGCGCAGGCCGAGACGCTGAGCGCAACGACCGATACCGATGCCGACACCTCTGAAACCGTGTCCGATGCCGAGGCCGATGTGGCAGCAACGGACGTCAAGGCGGATGACAGCGCGGTACAGGCGCAGGTCGCGGTGGAGACCGCACCGGAAGCGGCCGTCGACAGCCAGGCGCTGAAGGACAGCGTGATGCCGCAGGAGACGGCGTCCGTGGCCGAGACCGAAGCTTGCGTGGAAGCAGACACCCCCATCGCACTGAGCACGCCAGCGAAGCGGCGACGCAGCCAGAGGCGACAGCTCAGGTAG
- the murB gene encoding UDP-N-acetylmuramate dehydrogenase: MKASDKTSTRASLTACNTLGFAATARTFSEPRSVAEARRQILDSRAADERLVVIGGGSNLVLLPWLDAHVMRPAFEAMTITPAADGRTATVSVEAGKRWHALVMELATAGWWGYENLALIPGCCGAAPIQNIGAYGVELADHLLRLEVMSLEDGSTRWLSREECAFGYRDSLFKGSLEHRVLITRLEFVVTREATPQLAYGDLAQRVNAATPQGVAITPLSVANAVIATRSEKLPDPAVLGNAGSFFKNPQLAADEARELLAHHPTLPHYPQADGSVKLAAGWLIDQCGLKGARRGHVGVHDRQALVLVHFGGGQVSELLALAQEVRESVHARFGVWLEQEPRVLGEMAATPS; encoded by the coding sequence ATGAAGGCGTCCGACAAGACATCGACGAGAGCATCACTGACGGCCTGCAATACCCTGGGCTTTGCCGCCACCGCACGTACCTTCAGTGAGCCACGCAGCGTGGCCGAGGCGCGTCGCCAGATTCTGGACTCGCGTGCGGCCGATGAGCGTCTGGTGGTGATCGGTGGGGGCAGCAATCTGGTGTTGCTGCCCTGGCTGGATGCCCATGTGATGCGCCCGGCCTTCGAGGCCATGACGATCACGCCGGCAGCGGATGGCAGAACCGCCACCGTGAGTGTCGAGGCGGGCAAGCGCTGGCACGCCCTGGTGATGGAGCTGGCGACAGCTGGCTGGTGGGGCTATGAGAATCTGGCCTTGATTCCCGGCTGCTGTGGCGCAGCCCCGATCCAGAACATCGGTGCCTATGGTGTCGAGCTGGCCGACCATCTGCTGCGACTGGAAGTCATGTCGCTGGAGGATGGCAGCACGCGCTGGCTGAGTCGCGAGGAGTGCGCCTTCGGCTACCGTGACAGTCTCTTCAAGGGGTCGCTTGAGCATCGCGTCCTGATCACTCGCCTGGAGTTCGTGGTGACGCGTGAAGCGACACCGCAACTCGCCTATGGGGACCTCGCTCAGCGCGTCAATGCCGCCACACCGCAAGGGGTGGCCATCACGCCATTGAGCGTGGCGAATGCCGTGATTGCCACGCGCAGTGAAAAGCTGCCGGACCCTGCGGTGCTCGGCAATGCGGGAAGCTTCTTCAAGAACCCTCAGCTTGCCGCCGACGAGGCTCGCGAGCTGTTGGCGCATCATCCGACCTTGCCGCACTACCCGCAGGCCGATGGCAGCGTGAAACTGGCGGCCGGCTGGCTGATCGACCAATGTGGCCTCAAGGGGGCACGTCGGGGTCATGTCGGCGTGCATGATCGCCAGGCGCTGGTGCTGGTTCACTTTGGGGGCGGGCAGGTCTCGGAGCTGCTGGCGCTGGCACAGGAGGTGCGTGAGAGCGTTCATGCGCGCTTCGGGGTCTGGCTGGAGCAGGAACCGCGCGTACTGGGAGAGATGGCCGCGACGCCTTCCTGA
- a CDS encoding low molecular weight protein-tyrosine-phosphatase — protein sequence MSELLERIAARRPPVRRILMVCLGNICRSPSAEGVLRAALARHGLDELIEVDSCGTSDWHVGAPPDSRAIAHAAERGYDISGLRARQLCVQDFYDVDLILVMDDANLSDARRLAPQDSPALLGRLLDLLPTPLPTLARGSREVPDPYTGGPEAFEQVLDLIDIACEALIDALPPVTRAPS from the coding sequence ATGAGTGAGTTGCTTGAGCGGATAGCGGCGCGCAGACCGCCGGTCAGACGAATTCTGATGGTCTGTCTGGGCAATATCTGTCGCTCCCCCAGCGCGGAAGGCGTACTGCGTGCCGCGCTGGCACGCCATGGGCTGGATGAGCTCATCGAGGTCGACAGCTGTGGTACCAGTGACTGGCATGTGGGCGCTCCGCCGGATTCACGTGCCATCGCGCATGCGGCTGAGCGTGGGTACGACATCAGTGGCCTGCGCGCCCGCCAGCTGTGCGTGCAGGACTTTTATGACGTCGATCTGATCCTGGTGATGGATGATGCCAACCTGAGTGACGCGCGGCGTCTGGCACCCCAGGACAGTCCGGCACTGCTTGGCCGTCTGCTGGACCTGCTGCCGACGCCGCTGCCGACTCTGGCGCGAGGCAGTCGCGAAGTGCCGGACCCCTATACCGGGGGGCCTGAGGCCTTCGAGCAGGTGCTGGACCTGATCGACATCGCCTGTGAGGCATTGATCGATGCCCTGCCACCTGTCACGCGGGCCCCTTCATGA
- the kdsB gene encoding 3-deoxy-manno-octulosonate cytidylyltransferase has product MSDVAHSSDVTGRGAVVVIPARFNSSRLPGKPLADIHGRPMIEHVWRNACASQASRVVIATDDERIRTVCEGFGAEVVMTRADHPSGTDRLAEVVERLALAPETLVVNVQGDEPLLPAALIDQVTLRLEEDEGASIATLAEPITSVDSLFNPNVVKVVRDLRGRALYFSRAPLPWDREHFTTPPTVLATDSWLRHIGLYAYRASFLSDYVDWLPAPLEQLEQLEQLRALHHGHAIQVAIACTSHPAGVDTQEDLERVRDWLTQEAGDE; this is encoded by the coding sequence ATGAGCGATGTGGCGCACAGCAGTGATGTGACAGGTCGTGGCGCCGTGGTGGTGATTCCGGCGCGCTTCAACTCCTCGCGCCTGCCCGGCAAGCCGTTGGCGGACATCCATGGTCGGCCGATGATCGAGCATGTCTGGCGCAATGCATGTGCCAGTCAGGCAAGCCGTGTGGTAATCGCCACGGACGATGAGCGTATCCGCACCGTCTGTGAGGGCTTCGGTGCCGAGGTCGTGATGACTCGTGCCGATCACCCCAGTGGCACCGATCGTCTCGCGGAAGTGGTCGAGCGGCTGGCACTGGCTCCCGAGACGCTGGTCGTCAACGTGCAGGGAGATGAGCCGCTGTTGCCTGCCGCGCTGATCGATCAGGTCACCTTGCGTCTCGAGGAAGACGAGGGGGCTTCCATCGCGACCCTGGCCGAGCCCATCACCAGTGTCGATAGCCTGTTCAATCCCAATGTGGTCAAGGTGGTGCGTGATCTGCGTGGTCGCGCGCTGTACTTCTCGCGCGCACCGCTGCCGTGGGATCGGGAGCACTTCACCACGCCGCCGACCGTGCTGGCCACCGACTCCTGGTTGCGCCATATCGGTCTCTACGCCTATCGCGCCAGCTTTCTGAGCGATTATGTCGATTGGCTGCCGGCGCCGCTGGAGCAGCTCGAGCAGCTCGAGCAATTGCGCGCACTGCATCATGGTCATGCGATTCAGGTCGCCATCGCCTGCACCTCCCATCCTGCCGGTGTGGATACCCAGGAAGATCTCGAGCGCGTGCGTGACTGGCTGACGCAAGAGGCCGGTGATGAGTGA
- a CDS encoding Trm112 family protein, with amino-acid sequence MDKELLALLVCPLCQAKLTYDAANAELKCFYDGLAYPVRDGIPVMLEEEARVMDADEKLKGSRG; translated from the coding sequence ATGGACAAGGAATTGCTCGCGCTGCTGGTCTGCCCGCTTTGTCAGGCCAAGCTGACCTATGATGCGGCGAATGCCGAGCTCAAGTGCTTCTATGATGGGCTGGCCTATCCCGTGCGTGACGGCATCCCCGTCATGCTGGAAGAAGAAGCGCGCGTGATGGATGCCGACGAGAAGCTCAAGGGGAGTCGCGGCTGA
- the lpxK gene encoding tetraacyldisaccharide 4'-kinase, translated as MSERLVDAWYRGAAWLHLLRPLEHVYKGVVARRREAYLTGKREVWKAPVPVIVIGNITVGGTGKSPLVAWLGRWLSEQGWRPGIISRGYGGHAPRYPLYVQADTDPQHAGDEPVMLAQQTGLPVAVDPDRPSAARRLIAAGCDILLSDDGLQHHALGRDIELVVVDGERAFGNQRCLPAGPLREPLSRLASVDAVISNGVIDCTRLPVESHCMALTPVHWRHLIDDVRYPATHQPFSGSVHALAGIGNPQRFFRTLTNLGVEHQPHPLADHHRFTPTDLRFSDNLPVVMTAKDAVKCRRFANERCWALDVEARPDQALVDWLANRLEAL; from the coding sequence ATGAGTGAACGACTGGTAGACGCCTGGTATCGGGGCGCCGCCTGGCTCCATCTGTTACGTCCGCTGGAGCATGTCTATAAAGGGGTGGTGGCACGCCGACGTGAGGCCTATCTCACTGGCAAGCGTGAGGTCTGGAAGGCGCCGGTGCCGGTGATCGTGATCGGCAACATCACCGTCGGTGGAACCGGCAAGTCGCCGCTGGTGGCCTGGCTCGGCCGTTGGTTGAGCGAGCAGGGCTGGCGCCCGGGCATCATCTCACGGGGCTATGGTGGCCACGCGCCGCGTTACCCGCTGTATGTCCAGGCCGATACGGACCCGCAGCACGCCGGAGATGAGCCGGTGATGCTGGCTCAGCAGACCGGCCTGCCGGTGGCGGTGGACCCTGACCGTCCCAGTGCCGCGCGTCGTCTGATCGCGGCGGGGTGCGACATCCTGCTCTCCGATGACGGCTTGCAGCACCATGCGCTGGGGCGCGACATCGAGCTGGTGGTGGTGGATGGCGAGCGCGCCTTCGGCAATCAGCGGTGCCTGCCGGCGGGTCCCCTGCGGGAGCCGCTGTCACGGCTGGCGAGTGTCGATGCCGTGATCTCCAATGGGGTGATCGACTGCACCCGCCTGCCGGTGGAATCGCATTGCATGGCGCTGACGCCGGTCCATTGGCGCCATCTGATCGATGATGTGCGTTATCCCGCCACTCATCAGCCATTCAGTGGCTCGGTGCATGCACTGGCCGGTATCGGCAATCCACAGCGTTTCTTCCGTACCTTGACCAATCTGGGGGTGGAGCATCAGCCCCATCCCCTGGCGGACCATCACCGCTTCACGCCGACGGATCTGCGCTTTTCCGACAACCTGCCGGTGGTGATGACGGCCAAGGATGCCGTGAAGTGTCGCCGCTTCGCCAACGAGCGTTGCTGGGCACTGGATGTCGAGGCGCGTCCCGATCAGGCGCTGGTGGATTGGCTCGCCAACCGCCTCGAGGCGCTGTGA
- a CDS encoding ExbD/TolR family protein, which produces MRFPRRQRESVEVNLTPLIDVVFLLLIFFMVSTTFDSRRALDLILPQSSQASAVEQAPLIMTIGAKGDFTLGDTSLTESALGAALARHKDQADRFGLILEADGRTPHAKVVKALDAAAEVGITRVRISTRTGTDTSPPDAP; this is translated from the coding sequence ATGAGGTTTCCTCGTCGCCAGCGTGAATCGGTCGAGGTCAATCTCACGCCGCTGATCGACGTGGTCTTTCTGCTGCTGATCTTCTTCATGGTCTCGACCACGTTTGACAGTCGACGCGCCCTGGACCTGATTCTGCCGCAATCCAGTCAGGCCAGCGCCGTGGAGCAGGCGCCGCTGATCATGACCATCGGCGCCAAGGGAGATTTCACGCTCGGTGACACCTCGCTCACCGAGTCAGCATTGGGGGCTGCGCTTGCACGACACAAGGACCAGGCTGATCGCTTCGGGTTGATCCTCGAAGCCGATGGCCGTACGCCACATGCGAAGGTGGTGAAAGCGTTGGACGCTGCCGCCGAAGTGGGCATTACCCGAGTGCGCATCAGTACGCGCACCGGGACCGATACATCACCACCGGATGCCCCATGA